Within the Mugil cephalus isolate CIBA_MC_2020 chromosome 1, CIBA_Mcephalus_1.1, whole genome shotgun sequence genome, the region TGCTTAGAAGCACtacattgaaaaaagaaaagtccagtCTGCAACAGTGTCTCAGGGTGCAGCATCTGAACgcaaatacaccagtatacTGTCCAATCCTGTGTATAAGAGAGTGAATTGAGCTTTATTAGGCTCGAGGGCCACAACATGAAGTGGAGACAGCCGACAGGGTTACAAGGGTTAcaagttcagtttttttctgctaGGGCTGATTAAGGTGATTGAGTGCAAGCCAGGGACTTGAGCTCATTTCACTTTCTTACACAACAATGTTGTTGTCTTTGTACAATGGTGTTCGCATAAGTTAtataaggaaataaaacaataataagggcatataaatataataaggaaataaaacaatgtacAGTACCTTAGATGTACACTCACTTACCactttattagttacacctgttcagttgcttgttaactaatcagccaatcacatggctgcaattcaatgcatttagtcatgaagaggtgatcaagacaacttgctgaagttcaaaccgagcatcagaatgaggaagaaagaggatttaagtaactttgaatgtggtatggttgttggtgccagacaaaCTTTACTTCCCTccttttaaagtatttatttttttcttggaattGAGTTGTGCAGGTTACATGTCACAAAAACATAGCATTAAGCAGGGTTGTGTAGACGTCTTACATCAACAGCCCTGCCTGGCAACTTGAAATCTATGGAGCGGTTTGGAAGCAGGTTAAGCAGGTTAAATGCTTGATGATAGAAGGAGAatcatttttgaataaatactTCAAAAAATAGAACAGTATTGAATGAATGTATAATGTATGAGCtcacttttatatttgaaacaAAGGGTGTTTTGGAGCGTCATCATCTAAAACATCAGTTCATGACAAGAACACAACTGTTAAATCTGCTGAATTAACACAGGCACAGTAGAGTCAGTAAAGGTTGAAATGTTTGAGCCTCATCATTGAGTCTAAAGCCACTGAGGTGACTGAGAACCCACATaaccagaggaagaatgaatgaaacttggagAGATTTATGGAGCTACTGATGACATATTCACTCCAGTTGATGAACTAATTGTCCTGACTCTGGTTAATGTATCTTTCATAGAAACAACTGaggttcaacagttcaacactaGATGGAGTCTGATGATATTTGTTGCCACTGCAGCCAGTGAGGCCACAGTGATCCTTCAACACAACTGgactcagatattcagaggagagacaatcaccctcagatgtgagatccagggaggtggaggaactcagtggacgtatgaatggaaacaagacgagttaaacaaacctccaacatccagagaatacAGGATCAATGGAGCTAATGAGTCTGACAGTGGAGGATACAGATGTAGAGGTAGAAGTTACTACTatttaacagagtggagtgataccATCAGACTGAATGTATCAGGTAAGATGAACATCTATCATCCATGTCAGTGTTATgtaggtttttgtgttttaataatgtgtataaacataaaaaaacacatgacaaataCACAACACTAGAACAAACATTATCTACCTTTCTATCAATGAAGTCACTTCCTCCTTTTATTCagaatttgtttattgtttatttctaaataCATTCATGAATATTTTAGAGATGATGTGGACCAAGATGTGAGTTTCACAGGACACATGTGTAGTAACTGTTAATGTTGCAAGTCTGGTCACAGATTTAAATCTTTTATCTCTCAGTGTAGTGAAACCATATTTTTTCTGTATCTAATCTGTCCTGATCCTACACTTGTTCTGTTTCACTTCAAACTGAACAGCAAATCAACCTCAGGCCTCACTGACAGTTGATGGCAGAGTCAtaccagcaggaggcagagtgactctgacctgctctgtggagccctctgctggttGGAGGTTCTACTGGTTCAGAGGTGGATCAGAGTTTTCTACAGTTCAGACAGTAACATCTGGAACATCATCCACCTCTGTGAGTGTTTCAGAAGGAGGCATCTatcactgcagaggaggaagaggagaccaAGTGTTCTTCACAGCAGAGAGTAATGCTGTCACAATAGAGGAAACAGgtgagtgttgtgtttttgttctgaaataAAGCCTCTTGGATCCATGTTTAACAGTAACATTTGATGTTGCTTTTAATCTTCTAACTGGATATTTTTATgtgaacattaatttaaatttacagtttattccaacataaaagttcatatttttctgttttagtggaCTACACTTAAATTATCTTGTTTTCCTGTAGTTGCACTGAGCTGAGTTTTTATGAATATGATTCAGGTTACtctaaagaacaaaacacaacttcagatgtgacttttatttgatttgattgattgtgagtgtgatgttgtgtgaatgtgttgatTGCTACgtgtcaaacacagaaacaacagttCTAGGAGCTAAAGATCTTAAACATCTTAAAGTGCCTAATGCAAAAACCGTATGACGTGACTGCTCAAAAATATCTAAAACTtatgacaatgaaaataaaaagataaaatacacaaaaaaaataaaaagaaaattaacttattgaaacaagaaatgaataaaaacatacagacattaagacctacaaacacaaaatttatattataaaataaataataaaaaatacctgAGTAATAAAATGAGTAAATACTTTGTATCCTTTCAGGATAAGTGCAAACATTGTGATTTGTAACTGGGCCTACTCTTgggcccatgtggaagtgcaaaaatatgcagttcatctagtggcAGCTTGAGGCTGGTTCAAGCAAatcccatagacccccatgatAAAAATCCCAGCTTTACAGcattgttaaacatgtttactctgaaatgaaacacagaccaaataaatgactgaacagGGCGTcgctaggttttaaggacagtggaggcttagcccccaggagatgcacaggatgtaagCGAACGTAGCATAAACAAAGACTGAGATCGCTTCACgtttcaacaaaatacacatgttCCAAAGAAACAATAACCGATGAACATAGAGGCTAATGCCATGACTTTTGTTCACAACACAGTAATTGGAATTGctctcaaatattttgaaattgCATCAATTATATGTGATTAAAATGGTGGCAATTTCAAGCCtttcaatgttatttaattaattgaattacattaatattcatggtgtgtgtgtgtgtatgaatataTGAATTCCTGCTCGACCCAAATATTTTTAAGCTTCCTCTACTTTCCATTTATCCCTCTCCTACTCTCCTAAATACAAGCTCAAGTTaaatctcatcatcatcatatttcagattaaaattgAGTTCCATAAAATTCCAAGGCTGTCTGCATCACAAATGACTTCATCCTGTGAAATCCTTTCTAGTAGACGTCTCTCCCCTCTCCACTTTTGTCAGGTGTTAGAATCTGTGTTCATTCTTCAAAAAGGATGACTGAGACTGCTTCTTGAtatctataaaacatttattgagatacagaaaataatttgtgaACCACACAGCCCCCCCTAGGTCATCGGTAGCATTAATGTTAGAGAGGtaagtgtagttgtgtgtgagtgtgggtgtgtgtgtgtgtgtgtgtaaagggaAGTTTACAGAGAACGAGCTTAAGAGAACAATGGTGACATTGAAATGACCCGTCAAGATGGCAACCAGATATGCAACGAAAAATGGCGTCGTAGTCATAGGCTGTGTCTGAAATCACCCCTAACATCTATATAGGCCTTATACAGGGGTGACCccattttgtagtggtgtcTGAAACCTATGCCCTATATAGGGGACTCGAAATTGAAATAATTTGGCTGAcgagttgtttttcttcattgtaGCTGCTCACCCTCTCGCTTAAATGTATGGCTAACTCCTATTCCATATTTCATTAATTCCCAGTATAGTCCAGAGTTCTTTAGTATGTTCACCTGTCTCCAAcatttgttgatgatgttttggCTTTCCTTTACAAATTCTTTATTTTGCAACAGTGtgggggaaataaataataagaactGTCTTGTGCTCAAGAGATACATATCTTTTTGTGCGAGGTGCCTCTAAGGGGCGCACAAGATGAAAAATGGATTTGCACAAGACGGTTTTTCCTGTGGGTATCTTTGTACTTTGTCTCCCTATATCAATCAGGTTCATTCTGTGGCAAATATTCAACAATTCAGTTATGTGTTTGGTTTTGGGAGGCCATCTGTCCATACTATcaacaaacactgtgttgtgtgtcctacattattttctatatctatgtatctatataACTACATTCTGgtgaataatataattttataattaAGGTACCATGATCGATAATTGAAAAAATTTAAGTTCAGCACATAAAGTCATTGTTGCAGatgattttaatgtgttttaataaaccctttggttcatggacaacccactctacctactgagccatagctaCCTccatttaatggaataaacaagctctaaaaaaactctaaaactctaaaaaaagatcatttaaaattactgagaaattaatagtaaaataactatttaacactatAGGCTATTGtgcatgtatacacacacacacacacagacacacacacacacacacacacacacacacacaatccaatgtaaatcacaacgtcttgaattatttcacagcatgtctgaacaaaacacgtgtaatcaggagacatgttACaactgcaacgtctccctgcacaaacacaaaagacaaaaacgtgaacgcgtcatgtcattggagtgcgtgcttcgaaaagcgcgggtcccgtttggattggtcgacagaaacggttggagaagaagaagaagaagaagaagaagacatgccattggctgttgggacactgaacatccgtctttgacgttacgcttaacaaggtcaacaaccaccatgTTCGGTCACataacttggagcaaacagcagctaatgtcgatgctggaggaaggacgaaggcagaaggcaagtatcaaactgaagcttagtagtattacctttatttaccaccatgcctctgacttcaTTCGACcaaaccaatccgctagcatgtcatcaattgaaatgttaactAACTATGATGGCAAAAGTATGGCCGGTGGCGACGCCTTCAggtggcgtctgccagtgttagattttcttccaaagaagagagaacaaatgttttataaatgatactgacatttggtaatggtttatttcaaccagttactctttcttaaaactaatattttcatcttcctcttgcctctcaaaAATttaggaggagcgacctactttgcctttttcaaggtttttcaaattttaattttggtgcaacactagtcagtggtcaacatgaaactcaaaacaacactgaaaaatatgtaaaggataagctaacaaTCATGTTCTGGTTTATTggggggagatctgctaacacagtttaggtcggctatttcacaaccaataacatttatttagattttggcaaatttcatgattcataattttttgttctttctctctgcagataagtggtgagagttgatttcatggcataaactggtggttaagaactccactcctttccatgctgaactgttcagtgaagcagtgcgctccgcagtaggagaaaccttagtcaaagaacccaatgtttagcagctaccgagatgcagtggaaaggcattcagtacaaaaagggtctttctgtgtttaaaccaaggtgaggtacttgaattcagacatattgagctcatgcttgtgatgcaggactagcatgtatactttattgttacacctcatgatgtgtcctatgtgccagcatttgcattgtatgaagtgaaacaagcatgaaatgttggaagcctgagcagaaactagattattaccatttgcatgtgtacaagctttgtgggacaagagtaatttcacttaagcttagcattgttgactcagagtcatctggagtttgagagattaaaatctgacagtaacagtatttttcatcccttctagtcctcctagtcatggatgcagagagtccgcttctgtctttcatcaaatcagtgcctaaactgagagaccctgagcctttgctggagcatctgcaatgttaaGGAGTTGAGGATCtggaggacctgagctacctgcaggagagtgacctcctttgtGTCctgagaccagttgaagccaggaaatgtctgtcactgctcaaaaagacaagtatgtgtttcaatttgtacagaataaactttcacattagaaaaatgtgcatagtcaaaatgtACTTCTTAGGTCCACCTGTTCTACTCAGTGCAGTCCAATAAGGCAATTCTACcttgaattatacttcaaagaatcttctctacatttttgctgatgttttgaaaaaggtgatgactatacaccaCACCTTGTTCTTCATTGAGTTCATAgggggtcttagtggtggtgtactgccttatattgagaaaaaaacagtttaaaatatatcaatggctactgaggatataattaatattaggtaataatatacccagattgagctgtgtgatgtctgtgttttaattattactactatctgtcctttaataaggccaacaacatgtcttggacagtcctccaagcagccagagcaaccaacagttgagcagagccagtaccagtacaagtccagtaacacagtctgaccagatgcccctctctggtgagtacatgcatctgttgcacacagttactcttttgggttagatgggctgaaaaataatataatctatctgtaacttagtgtaatatagtacagtcagcagcagtgaattgacagtatGCTTAAAAAttagtatcatcagttgggtctatcttctctagattctgatttagtagcaaatgacacacaactaatgatgggatgggatggcataatgggatgaacacaggatatttTATCACAATGTAAGGAAAAAATGACtattgtatccagcagtagcaatagttcccccaacaacaatatgttgttcatttagttacCATCtatagtcagtctggtgtgtattttctttgtagtgtgttatgttgagatcttgcacGCTTGTCTGTCCCAACGCAACGGTGTcgtctatagtgggactcgtgtgactgctgtggtgttggaaaaggctgtatcttcttgcacctttatcctggtcctgcctcttaaactgttattagctgttatcaTTTAATAAcagttaatgttttctgtcttctcttcaggtggttacagctcagaaactgcaacttcactacgatcaacaagtagttcaagtatggacaccacacctcgtcaactctctggatagagtatggattcatttccagtgaggtTTGACAAAGTTTATAATCAGTGTGGTGGATGCATGGTGAGTTGACCAGGTTATGGAtgccttgtatgtaaattggtagctcaactattttttttttcttttcttttttttttgtttttacttttttcttccataaccagttcagttgaatttttctgttttttttgttttttgttttttttttgtttcagaaccagtcattttaattgaattgatttttgaatattactgtaataatggttacctgctacggttgaataaaaatacggagaacgggaaattgtagctgttcttgttcagcttggtctaattttttttggacatgttttgaaaagatcaaattattgttgtatactgttatattacatctaatataaagtcatatacagcctttttaaataataaaaaaatgccattaaaactaactaataagagcacatttctgtaacattaagcattattatttatattacaatgttaatttgtcatcttcatgggtaatttcattatttcaaaatgtaaaatttttgtaattaaacgttaaaaacatcgtaaaacatttaatatccatttgatgttttctaaaattaacagtaaattcttgcaatctaaccaaatatctggttttgcaacagttttttgacgtgttttgaaagatgaatcacattattttgtgtcatatactgttaaatataaagtaatatacaatctcttcccataaaataatgtcattaaaaccaactaataccagcacatttctgtacatttaagcattattattcgtaatacaatatttatttaccatatttctaggtgatttaatttttttttaatgtgaaaatgtttctaattaaatgttaaaacaacctgaaaataaggCAAAATGGTGTTATaattacaagtacaaactgtattgtaattatggaaaataactgtatttttacaagaggattattattattattatttttttttttacagtgtggtcCAAATCTCACCTAACTGTGATATTTGCGCCTCTCCTTTTAGCAAccattatgttattattctcTTCAGCCAGTGTCAGTTTCTCTCAACATAGAGTAAATCAGTGGAAATTTAACAGTGAAACTAAACGACATTATGATTTCATGTCCTACTACCACTCATCCCTACTAGGGTCGCGGGacttgctggagcctatcccagttgtcattgggctagaccaggcatgtcaaacatacggcccgcgggccggacccggcccgttgggtcatttaatccggcccggcataaatttctaaAGTATGTctgagtctctagctaatttctattaaaagttgttatttttttaaataaatacaaaccaaatgctccctccggccgctagagggcagtaaatgtgtaaaagcgctcacgtcaagcatgcggcattgacacgagttagtcacaggaaataaacattcgcaacgtgatgtgtccaagtaaaaataaccggcaatcttgcttcaccattcaccactactaaacaagttatcggtcaacacacccttcccaaaatggcactgtcaaaaaaaagaagagtggacacggagtgcagagttttccaggagaaatggaccgaggagtatttattcacagaactgaatgcaaaaccagtgtgcttggtatgtaatcagcaagttgcagtgttcaaagagtttaatattcggcgccactcatcataaagacaagtatgtcatattaaaggcaattaatattgtgcagtttattctcagcctcagtaggcccagcctagtagtttgatctgatgtagtctaatcctattgcccatgcactgctatcacttttttatttatttatttattttattttattttgtatttcttttttcatttatttcaaagcagtatgacaattaaggcgaaaatattttttttatagctcccacttgagtttgtttagtgtggtgagttggttcaggtgtaaaactgcattcactcaaatgttaaaataaaccagttgttaacacattcacggccaaacatgaaaaaacatttttttcccattgtttttgaataaatgtgttgtgcttagaaaagatcccttgtcatccgtgattataatatgtaggttaggctacaaatgtaggctgaatgataaagcatcgtactgaaaaacaaagctaaatatttggagttgacattcttttgctgatccggcccacctgagaacagaaagtctggatccggccccagagccaaactgagtttgacatgcctgggcTAGACGCTGGGGATCACCCtggcagggctaacacagacaaacaaccattcgcactcacactcacacctaggaaaccagagtacctgaaGAGAACCCatgtagacacagggagaacatgcaaactctacccAGAAAAAAGACCCGCGCTGGACTCGAACCccgaccttctcgctgggaggcatcagtactaaacacagatgttttcttATTTGATTGGCATGCTGCACAAGTGCTGTGGTGAGATTCATGATTTGCAGTTTGCAATACATGTGCCATATGAGATATTTCTAGAGGCAGTACTGTAAGAAAGGATTTTAACACATCCATTCTCATAAACGACCAAAAACACTACAAGTAAGACTCAAGCTGCTTGTTTAGTACTGTGGGACACAATAGACCCAGTGACCCACTCACGTAGCCTCCTGCATAGTAGTGATGTGTCAGTCGCTATAAGAGTCGAGTTGAAGTGAACTACTGGAGTCTGTTCACATTGTaagctgctgattgtttttttttttaatgtgatggGTCAAGATGAAAGGCGTCCGTGCGTGCACACAGAGTGGGGGGAGGGGTTACACACATGCAACAGAGAGCACAGTAGCGCACAGACTggaggcaggcagacagagacagaaactacaTGCATTAGAAAGGGTTAGGAAAATGAGTGATGGTTTTTTGCAGCAGTTCAATGAGGATTTAAATacagctatttaaataataaataattgacGTGATGTAATTCCATTAGTAATTCCCTTTATACTATACACATAATTCAGTTACAAAAAATCTGAGGAGCCAGTTGGGGGCCGAAAGAGCCGACTCTTTTTAGTGAGCAAACCAAAAGACCCTGCTCTCTAAAAAGAGCCAGAATTACTGCCGTCCTACGTACGACCCAGCGGAATGTTATGGTGTTAAATAAGGTGTTAAATTAATTCATAATCTGAATAGAATAGCCAGAAAGTGAacacaattgtttcaaagaccTTACTATTTTGATAGACTGCATATATGCTTTAAGCCAGGGGTCTTGGATCCAAAAAGCGTCGAATAAGGTTTAAGCTAAATGCCTGATTATAGAAGGAGATTCATTTAGGAACAAATACTTCAAACAATAGAACAGTAATTAATGAATGTATAATGTATGAGCACACTCTTATAGTTGAAACAAAGAGTGTTTGGAACGCCGTCATCTAAAACATCATCATGACAAGAACACAACTGTTAAATCTGCTGaattaacacagacacagtagagTCAGTAAAGGTTGAAATGTTTGAGCCTCATCATTGAGTCTAAAGCCACTGAGGTGACTGAGAACCCACATaaccagaggaagaatgaatgaaacttggagAGATTTATGGAGCTACTGATGACATATTCACTCCAGTTGATGAACTAATTGTCCTGACTCTGGTTAATGTATCTTTCATAGAAACAACTGaggttcaacagttcaacactagatggagtctgatgatatttgttgccactgcagcagttttttctaaaccaaatatttcagttttattttgtagctgtTGAGTGACATTACAGGGGAACAGgatatatttacataataagCTCTGAAGTTATGACTAAAtcaattacatttttctgtttattcagttttttactcaaactgagtattttttgTTATGAACAGTTTCCGGTGAGGCCACAGTGATCCTTCAAACCAACTGGACTCAGATATTCACAGGAGAGACAATCAccctcagatgtgagatccagggaggtggaggaactcaGTGGACGTATGAATGGGAACAAGACGAGTTAAATaaacctccaacatccagagaatacAGGATCAATGGAGCTACTGTGTCTGACAGTGGAGGATACAGATGTAGAGGTAGAAGTTACTACTATTTAACAAAGTGGAGTGATACCATCAGACTGACTGTATCAGGTAAGATGAAAATCTATCAGTTATATCAGTTtagattttgtgcattttaatctAAATAAGGCATGCCCTCTCTAATACCTTGAGGCCACCACAACCCCCTGACTGTTTTTAAAAGTCTTAAGACTTAATGAGGTTCattgtgtcttattttagatatatataaCGGTTTTCACGGCATAATTATAAGATGTTCGTGTTACCTGCTTGAAAGTTTTGACTGTGACTCCAGTTTTCCTCAGAAGCATCATCTGGCATATTAATGAACCTCAATAATCTATTACATGGAAGTTttggaaaaattgaaaaaaaaaaaaaaaaaacatctgagatTCAACCTCCACTGCAAAGATGAGGAGGTAACACCGACAAGCCTCAACATAAAAAGCCCTATCCCAACAAAAACTTGGAAAAAATcatcaacaaagcaaaaaaatctcttatcagagaatggattagaacaacagcaaacaaaataGACACAATCAACAcgcaaataaaaaaggaaatggacGACTTCAAAGAACATTACACACTGGAGCACAATAcggaagaggaaataaatgcaCACCTACATATAGTATACGAACAGGAATTTGCCACTACCAAACAGTGCCACATcaagaaactaaacaaactaaTCGAAAGAATAAGCcgaggcaaacaaacaaagccaaTGAAAAATGGGTGTGAAACTTATCCAAATGCACCCTCAGCAAAACAGG harbors:
- the LOC125012817 gene encoding uncharacterized protein LOC125012817, whose translation is MRHTVLLALGLFLLSTLFRGNAQANQPQASLTVDGRVIPAGGRVTLTCSVEPSAGWRFYWFRGGSEFSTVQTVTSGTSSTSVSVSEGGIYHCRGGRGDQVFFTAESNAVTIEETVSGEATVILQTNWTQIFTGETITLRCEIQGGGGTQWTYEWEQDELNKPPTSREYRINGATVSDSGGYRCRGRSYYYLTKWSDTIRLTVSETIRRLVINDTSAIRLMTLLRKTGLTVQTVKQLFSLRLVSGNVIQNYYMNDLSSKLKEIAVNINLHLRVENS